The Hyphomicrobiales bacterium genome has a window encoding:
- a CDS encoding TRAP-type C4-dicarboxylate transport system, periplasmic component, translated as MTLTKRSFLQISAAAGATVFMPAIARAQATVLRWGEMLPTTHPQVQMVERIAKQVKEKTSGRIDIQSFPAGQLGSGKDMMESVASGALTMTTDGAAALGSFLPQLSVVEAPYLWRDAAHMAKVAKAPVFAQMNAELEKKRGMRMAAVTYYGKRHLTTGSKPVKSVADVAGLKLRVPPVDTFRAMVEAWGAKATPVNFNELYLALSQGAVDGQENPLPTIHSAKLQEVQKHLILTGHIITPRLVIVNSDFWKGLKDADRAVLEAAIADGVAWQDAELASQESSLVATLKAAGMTVTEPDLESFSKPVLASLPKQFESKWGKGTWDALAAL; from the coding sequence ATGACACTGACGAAACGCAGCTTTCTCCAGATTTCGGCCGCCGCGGGCGCGACCGTGTTCATGCCGGCGATCGCGCGGGCGCAGGCGACAGTGCTGCGCTGGGGCGAGATGCTACCGACCACGCACCCGCAGGTGCAGATGGTCGAGCGCATCGCCAAGCAGGTGAAGGAGAAGACCTCCGGCCGTATCGACATCCAGTCCTTCCCCGCAGGCCAGCTCGGCTCGGGCAAGGACATGATGGAATCGGTTGCCTCCGGCGCGCTCACCATGACGACCGACGGCGCGGCTGCGCTCGGCTCCTTCCTGCCGCAGCTTTCGGTGGTGGAAGCGCCTTATCTCTGGCGCGACGCGGCTCATATGGCCAAGGTCGCCAAGGCGCCGGTCTTCGCGCAGATGAACGCCGAACTCGAGAAGAAGCGCGGCATGCGGATGGCGGCCGTCACCTATTACGGCAAGCGCCATCTGACGACGGGCTCGAAGCCGGTGAAGAGCGTGGCCGATGTCGCGGGGCTCAAGCTGCGCGTGCCGCCGGTCGACACCTTCCGCGCCATGGTCGAGGCCTGGGGTGCCAAGGCGACGCCGGTCAATTTCAACGAGCTCTATCTCGCCCTCAGCCAGGGCGCGGTCGACGGGCAGGAGAACCCGCTGCCGACCATCCACAGCGCCAAGCTGCAGGAGGTGCAGAAGCACCTGATCCTGACCGGGCACATCATCACGCCGCGCCTCGTCATCGTGAACAGCGATTTCTGGAAGGGGCTCAAGGACGCCGACCGTGCGGTGCTGGAAGCGGCGATCGCGGATGGTGTCGCCTGGCAGGATGCGGAGCTGGCGAGCCAGGAAAGCAGCCTCGTCGCCACGCTCAAGGCGGCCGGCATGACCGTGACCGAGCCTGACCTGGAGAGCTTCTCCAAGCCCGTGCTGGCGAGCCTGCCGAAGCAGTTCGAGAGCAAATGGGGCAAGGGCACCTGGGACGCGCTGGCGGCGCTGTGA
- a CDS encoding TRAP-type C4-dicarboxylate transport system permease small subunit, which translates to MKSLSKLADRLVYWAAVVLLLALLAVVVLGVFFRQINQPLAWSDELAQYLLVWTGFVGWIIAARRRSHIRIMVFAAKLPRLAQAVLEIATQAGVIVFAAVLLRYSWALIERTWDVESIALPIPAAALYVVMPFAALALILQALAEIGDVFAGRRVHVAEPGAQAL; encoded by the coding sequence ATGAAATCTCTCTCCAAATTGGCGGACCGGCTGGTCTACTGGGCCGCGGTCGTTCTCCTGCTGGCGCTGCTCGCCGTCGTGGTGCTCGGCGTGTTCTTCCGCCAGATCAACCAGCCGCTCGCCTGGTCCGACGAGCTGGCGCAGTACCTGCTGGTCTGGACCGGCTTCGTCGGCTGGATCATCGCGGCGCGGCGGCGCTCGCATATCCGCATCATGGTCTTCGCGGCCAAGCTGCCGCGCCTCGCACAGGCGGTGCTGGAAATTGCGACGCAGGCCGGCGTGATTGTCTTCGCTGCTGTCCTGCTGCGTTATTCCTGGGCGCTGATCGAGCGGACCTGGGATGTCGAGTCGATCGCCCTGCCGATCCCGGCCGCCGCCCTCTATGTGGTGATGCCTTTCGCGGCGCTCGCCCTCATCCTGCAGGCCCTGGCCGAGATCGGCGACGTGTTCGCCGGGCGCCGGGTCCATGTCGCGGAGCCGGGAGCGCAAGCCCTATGA
- a CDS encoding Phosphate regulon sensor protein PhoR: MVDTAASNAATTRTLIEALGAPVVLLDAQGVAQALSPAMRALVPGLEVGKFLALVLRDPDLNDAIEQVAHEGAAKTVELVERVPFERAFRIHIAALGEEGRRRATLLTFQDLSEQRVVERMRVDFVANASHELRTPLASLLGFVETLQGPARNDERARERFLGIMREQGLRMARLVDDLLSLSRIEQRAHVAPDTAVDLAGIAREIVDSLALMAREREVTLVLNTPREPLQVPGDRDELLRLMENLVENAIKYGKQGGEVVIGVEAGETEASVHVRDDGPGIAPEHLPRLTERFYRVDTAASREAGGTGLGLAIVKHIVLRHRGRLTIESKPGEGATFKAILPRFEAGRAAG; the protein is encoded by the coding sequence ATGGTCGACACTGCCGCTTCCAATGCCGCAACGACGCGGACCCTGATCGAGGCTCTCGGCGCGCCCGTCGTGCTGCTCGACGCGCAGGGTGTCGCCCAGGCGCTGAGCCCGGCGATGCGAGCGCTGGTTCCGGGGCTCGAGGTCGGCAAGTTCTTGGCGCTGGTGCTGCGCGACCCGGATCTCAACGATGCGATCGAGCAAGTCGCGCATGAGGGCGCCGCCAAGACCGTCGAGCTCGTCGAACGCGTGCCGTTTGAGCGCGCTTTCCGCATTCACATCGCGGCGCTGGGCGAGGAAGGGCGGCGGCGGGCGACGCTGCTGACCTTCCAGGATCTGAGCGAACAGCGCGTGGTCGAGCGCATGCGCGTCGATTTCGTCGCCAATGCCAGCCATGAATTGCGTACGCCGCTCGCCTCGCTGCTCGGTTTCGTCGAGACCTTGCAGGGGCCGGCCCGGAATGACGAGCGGGCGCGCGAGCGCTTCCTCGGCATCATGCGCGAGCAGGGGTTGCGCATGGCGCGCCTCGTCGACGACCTGCTCTCGCTGTCGCGGATCGAGCAGCGTGCCCATGTGGCGCCGGACACGGCCGTCGACCTTGCCGGCATCGCGCGCGAGATCGTCGATTCCCTCGCCCTGATGGCGCGCGAGCGCGAGGTGACGCTCGTGCTCAACACGCCGCGCGAGCCGCTGCAGGTTCCCGGCGACCGCGACGAATTGCTGCGATTGATGGAAAATCTCGTCGAGAACGCCATCAAATACGGCAAGCAGGGCGGAGAGGTCGTCATCGGCGTGGAGGCCGGGGAGACCGAGGCCAGCGTCCATGTCCGCGACGACGGGCCGGGCATCGCGCCCGAGCATCTGCCGCGCCTGACCGAGCGCTTCTACCGGGTCGACACGGCCGCGAGCCGCGAGGCGGGCGGCACCGGGCTTGGCCTCGCCATCGTCAAGCATATCGTGCTGCGCCATCGCGGGCGGCTGACGATCGAAAGCAAGCCGGGCGAGGGCGCGACCTTCAAGGCGATCCTGCCGCGCTTCGAGGCGGGACGCGCCGCCGGCTAG
- a CDS encoding GntR family transcriptional regulator, with product MSQPEQEPRESEPLKLRERAYASFTERLLAREIKPGQFVTQRELVAMTGFPLGAIRELIPRLEAEGLIKTVPQRGMQVAHVDLNLIRNAFQFRLFLEKEATALYARNATDAEIAEQRARHEAIVARAEAGGDERLIEDAEDVDRRMHEAIIDHLDNEIVSQAFRVTWLKIRLIRQYETRIHNSIIVPVMQDHLAIIAAIETRDPERAAEAMAAHIGNARTRAMQY from the coding sequence GTGAGCCAGCCGGAGCAGGAACCGCGCGAGAGTGAGCCGCTGAAGCTGAGGGAGCGCGCCTATGCCTCCTTCACCGAGCGGTTGCTGGCGCGCGAGATCAAGCCCGGCCAGTTCGTGACCCAGCGCGAGCTCGTTGCCATGACGGGGTTCCCGCTCGGTGCGATCCGCGAGCTGATCCCGCGTCTCGAAGCCGAGGGGCTGATCAAGACCGTGCCGCAGCGGGGCATGCAGGTCGCCCATGTCGACCTCAACCTGATCCGCAACGCCTTCCAGTTCCGCCTCTTCCTCGAGAAGGAGGCGACCGCGCTCTATGCCCGGAACGCCACGGATGCCGAGATCGCGGAGCAGCGCGCCCGGCACGAGGCCATCGTGGCACGCGCGGAGGCAGGCGGCGACGAGCGCCTGATCGAGGATGCCGAGGATGTCGACCGGCGGATGCACGAGGCGATCATCGATCACCTCGACAACGAGATCGTCAGCCAGGCCTTTCGCGTGACCTGGCTCAAGATCCGCCTGATCCGGCAATACGAGACGCGCATCCACAACAGCATCATCGTGCCGGTGATGCAGGACCACCTCGCCATCATCGCGGCGATCGAGACGCGCGACCCCGAACGCGCGGCCGAGGCGATGGCGGCCCATATCGGCAACGCCCGCACGAGGGCTATGCAGTACTGA
- the siaM gene encoding Sialic acid TRAP transporter large permease protein SiaM, producing MTTLMLQILPVWFLALMMGVPLFVSMGLAAIAFAFLGGFPLGIVPQKIAQSANSFPLLAAPLFILMGNIMNSAGITDRIFRFATACVGFMRGGLCHANILASVIFAGMSGSAVADAGGVGTLEIKAMQDEGYDTETAAAITAASATIGPIIPPSLPMVIYGVTADVSIGGLFIAGIIPGLLMAGALMAMVVYIAKKRDLPRHPFPGARQLWVAYKEAHWALMTPVILFGGMMGGIFTPTEAAAVATAYALVLGLFVYHSFSLKDLPELVVQTVETTGVVLALVMAAAALGWCLSISRIPQVVGPALVDLAGSPLIYLLIVNLLLLFVGCFMEALAAMLILIPILTPAAAQFGIDPIQFGLIFVLNLMIGTITPPVGVVLFVTSKVANISFEAMSRAIVPWLMPLVAVLIAITLWPPLTTWLPQLIMGR from the coding sequence ATGACGACGCTGATGCTCCAGATCCTGCCGGTCTGGTTCCTCGCGCTGATGATGGGCGTGCCGCTCTTCGTCTCGATGGGGCTGGCGGCCATCGCCTTCGCCTTTCTCGGCGGCTTCCCGCTCGGCATCGTGCCGCAGAAGATCGCGCAATCGGCCAATTCCTTCCCGCTGCTCGCGGCGCCGCTGTTCATCCTGATGGGCAACATCATGAACTCGGCCGGTATCACCGACCGCATCTTCCGCTTCGCGACCGCCTGCGTCGGCTTCATGCGCGGCGGGCTCTGCCACGCCAACATCCTGGCCAGCGTGATCTTCGCCGGCATGTCCGGCTCGGCGGTGGCGGATGCCGGCGGCGTCGGCACGCTCGAGATCAAGGCGATGCAGGACGAGGGCTACGACACCGAGACGGCGGCGGCGATCACGGCCGCCTCCGCCACGATCGGGCCGATCATCCCGCCTTCTCTGCCGATGGTGATCTATGGCGTGACCGCCGATGTCTCGATCGGCGGGCTGTTCATCGCCGGCATCATTCCCGGCCTGCTGATGGCGGGCGCGCTGATGGCAATGGTGGTCTATATCGCCAAGAAGCGCGACCTGCCGCGCCATCCCTTTCCGGGCGCGCGCCAGCTCTGGGTGGCCTACAAGGAGGCACATTGGGCGCTGATGACGCCGGTCATCCTGTTCGGCGGCATGATGGGCGGCATCTTCACGCCGACCGAGGCAGCGGCGGTCGCGACCGCCTATGCGCTGGTGCTCGGCCTGTTTGTCTATCACAGCTTCTCGCTGAAAGACCTGCCCGAGCTGGTGGTCCAGACGGTCGAGACGACCGGCGTCGTGCTGGCGCTGGTGATGGCGGCCGCGGCGCTCGGCTGGTGTCTGTCGATCTCGCGCATTCCGCAGGTGGTGGGGCCGGCGCTGGTCGATCTCGCCGGCAGCCCGCTCATCTACCTGCTGATCGTCAATCTGCTGCTGCTTTTCGTCGGCTGCTTCATGGAGGCGCTGGCGGCGATGCTGATCCTGATCCCGATCCTGACGCCGGCGGCGGCGCAGTTCGGCATCGACCCGATTCAGTTCGGGCTGATCTTCGTGCTCAACCTGATGATCGGCACGATCACGCCACCGGTCGGCGTCGTGCTGTTCGTGACCTCGAAGGTCGCGAACATCTCCTTCGAGGCGATGTCGCGCGCGATCGTGCCCTGGCTCATGCCGCTTGTCGCCGTGCTGATCGCGATCACGCTCTGGCCGCCGCTGACGACCTGGCTGCCGCAACTGATCATGGGGCGCTGA
- the pstS gene encoding phosphate ABC transporter periplasmic binding protein, which yields MRKILVLAAVAAGIAGSAQAADITGAGATFPFPIYSKWAEAYKKDTGTGLNYQSIGSGGGIRQIKAKTVAFGATDAPLKGEDLAKDGLIQFPTVMGGVVPAVNIAGVEPGKLKLSGEIIAQIYLGDIKKWNDPKIAALNAGLTLPDANINPVYRSDGSGTTFVFTDYLAKVSADWKSKIGANQSVQWPVGIGGKGNEGVSASVKQVANSIGYVEYAYAKQNKLSHALVKNADGNFPAPEEKAFQAAAANANWQEQPGFGISLNNQKGADAWPITSATFILVHAKPEKPEEVQAALKFFDWAYKGGDKLASDLDYVALPSTVKDQVRNAWKGVTDTAGKPIF from the coding sequence ATGCGCAAGATTCTCGTTCTCGCGGCCGTCGCCGCCGGGATCGCAGGTTCCGCCCAGGCTGCCGACATCACCGGCGCCGGCGCGACCTTCCCCTTTCCGATCTATTCGAAGTGGGCCGAGGCCTACAAGAAGGACACCGGCACCGGCCTGAACTACCAGTCGATCGGCTCGGGCGGCGGCATCCGCCAGATCAAGGCGAAGACCGTCGCCTTCGGCGCGACCGACGCCCCGCTCAAGGGCGAGGATTTGGCCAAGGACGGCCTGATCCAGTTCCCGACCGTGATGGGCGGCGTCGTTCCGGCCGTGAATATCGCCGGCGTCGAGCCGGGCAAGCTCAAGCTCTCGGGCGAGATCATCGCGCAGATCTATCTGGGCGACATCAAGAAGTGGAACGACCCGAAGATCGCCGCGCTCAACGCCGGCCTCACCCTGCCCGACGCCAACATCAACCCGGTCTACCGCTCGGACGGCTCGGGCACGACCTTCGTGTTCACCGACTACCTCGCCAAGGTTTCGGCCGACTGGAAGTCGAAGATCGGCGCGAACCAGTCGGTTCAGTGGCCGGTCGGCATCGGCGGCAAGGGCAATGAGGGCGTCTCGGCTTCGGTCAAACAGGTCGCCAACTCGATCGGCTACGTCGAATACGCCTACGCCAAGCAGAACAAGCTCTCCCACGCTCTGGTGAAGAATGCCGACGGCAACTTCCCGGCGCCGGAAGAGAAGGCCTTCCAGGCCGCCGCCGCCAACGCCAACTGGCAGGAGCAGCCGGGCTTCGGCATCTCGCTCAACAACCAGAAGGGCGCGGATGCCTGGCCGATCACCTCGGCGACCTTCATCTTGGTCCATGCCAAGCCGGAGAAGCCGGAAGAGGTGCAGGCCGCGCTGAAGTTCTTCGACTGGGCCTATAAGGGCGGCGACAAGCTGGCGAGCGACCTCGACTACGTCGCCCTGCCGTCGACCGTGAAGGATCAGGTCCGCAACGCCTGGAAGGGCGTGACCGACACCGCCGGCAAGCCGATCTTCTGA
- the pstC gene encoding phosphate ABC transporter membrane subunit PstC has product MTAATDMTSIPGAKPVARKTPKAGFDLVFRNASFAAALLVLVLLAGIMVSMIVGGWPAFREFGLGFITSSVWDTQNDQYGAWPAIVGTLSTALIALVIGVPLSLGIAVYLTQLAPAWFKKPVATAIELLAAVPSIIYGMWGLFVFVPLFAAYVQIPLSNIVEGMPIVGTVLYSRSPSGLGIFTAGIILAFMIVPFIASITRDMLEQIPSVLRESAYGIGATTWEVVRHVLVPQAGVSIIGAVMLGLGRALGETMAVTFVVGNANRLSASILDPGSTIASRIANEFNEAMGLQLNSLIALGCILFFVTFVVLVIARLLVARVKRY; this is encoded by the coding sequence ATGACCGCAGCAACCGACATGACGAGCATCCCCGGCGCGAAGCCGGTCGCCCGCAAGACGCCGAAGGCGGGCTTCGACCTCGTCTTCCGCAACGCCAGCTTCGCAGCGGCACTGCTGGTGCTGGTGCTGCTCGCCGGCATCATGGTCTCGATGATCGTCGGCGGCTGGCCGGCTTTCCGCGAGTTCGGCCTCGGCTTCATCACCTCCAGCGTCTGGGATACGCAGAACGACCAGTACGGTGCCTGGCCGGCGATCGTCGGCACGCTCTCGACGGCGCTGATCGCGCTGGTGATCGGCGTGCCGCTTTCGCTCGGCATCGCGGTCTATCTGACCCAGCTTGCGCCGGCCTGGTTCAAGAAGCCGGTCGCGACCGCGATCGAGCTGCTCGCGGCCGTCCCTTCGATCATCTACGGCATGTGGGGCCTGTTCGTCTTCGTGCCGCTCTTCGCGGCCTATGTGCAGATCCCGCTCTCGAACATCGTCGAGGGCATGCCGATCGTCGGCACGGTGCTCTATTCGCGCTCGCCCTCGGGCCTCGGCATCTTCACCGCCGGCATCATCCTCGCCTTCATGATCGTGCCCTTCATCGCCTCGATCACGCGCGACATGCTGGAGCAGATTCCTTCGGTGCTGCGCGAGAGCGCCTATGGCATCGGCGCCACGACCTGGGAGGTCGTCCGCCATGTGCTGGTGCCGCAGGCCGGCGTCTCGATCATCGGCGCGGTCATGCTCGGCCTCGGCCGCGCGCTTGGCGAGACCATGGCCGTCACCTTCGTCGTGGGCAACGCCAACCGCCTGTCCGCCTCGATCCTCGACCCGGGCTCGACCATCGCCTCGCGCATCGCCAACGAGTTCAACGAGGCCATGGGCCTGCAGCTCAACTCGCTGATCGCGCTGGGTTGCATCCTGTTCTTCGTCACCTTCGTCGTCCTCGTCATCGCGCGGCTGCTGGTCGCCCGGGTGAAGCGCTACTGA
- a CDS encoding Polyphosphate:ADP phosphotransferase 1, translated as MAKKISGAAVKEPISLPSGGDAKPDKPNSRPGKLKGFDIEADTLPEAIIDAAYHSGDYPYGKRMKRKRYNRELEPLQIELQKLTRWAAKQGERIVIVFEGRDGAGKGGTIARFTQHLNPRQARIVALPKPSDTEKGQWYLQRYAAEMPTSGELVFFDRSWYNRAGVERVMGFCTPEQTEHFLREAPVFEGMLARDGVRLIKLFLTIGREMQMTRLHARWHDPLKRWKLSPIDFEAIPRFDDYSRAFDEMLGRTSTEAAPWHVVRSNDKLRTRLNAIRHVLKAIPYKDRDEAAIGKLDEEIVVPVDRYLDHGGEPEDR; from the coding sequence ATGGCGAAGAAGATTTCCGGCGCTGCCGTCAAGGAACCGATCTCATTGCCGTCCGGCGGCGATGCGAAGCCGGACAAGCCCAACTCCAGGCCCGGCAAGCTGAAAGGCTTCGACATCGAGGCCGACACGCTGCCGGAAGCCATCATCGACGCGGCCTATCACAGCGGCGATTATCCCTACGGCAAGCGGATGAAGCGCAAGCGCTACAACCGCGAGCTCGAACCGCTCCAGATCGAGCTGCAGAAGCTGACGCGCTGGGCCGCCAAGCAGGGCGAGCGCATCGTCATCGTCTTCGAGGGCCGCGACGGCGCCGGCAAGGGCGGCACCATCGCCCGCTTCACCCAGCATCTCAATCCACGCCAGGCCCGCATCGTCGCCCTGCCGAAGCCCTCCGACACCGAGAAGGGCCAATGGTATCTGCAGCGCTACGCAGCCGAGATGCCGACCTCGGGCGAGCTCGTCTTCTTCGACCGCTCCTGGTACAACCGCGCCGGCGTCGAGCGCGTCATGGGCTTCTGCACGCCCGAGCAGACCGAGCATTTCCTGCGCGAGGCCCCGGTCTTCGAGGGCATGCTGGCGCGCGACGGCGTCCGCCTGATCAAGCTGTTCCTGACCATCGGCCGCGAGATGCAGATGACGCGCCTGCATGCCCGCTGGCACGACCCGCTCAAGCGCTGGAAACTGTCGCCGATCGATTTCGAGGCGATCCCGCGCTTCGACGACTATTCGCGTGCCTTCGACGAGATGCTCGGCCGGACCTCGACCGAGGCCGCGCCCTGGCATGTCGTGCGCAGCAACGACAAGCTGCGCACCCGCCTCAACGCCATCCGCCACGTCCTGAAGGCGATCCCCTACAAGGACAGGGACGAGGCCGCGATCGGCAAGCTGGACGAGGAGATCGTCGTGCCCGTCGACCGCTATCTCGACCATGGCGGCGAGCCGGAAGACCGCTGA
- the pstB gene encoding phosphate ABC transporter ATP binding subunit encodes MSMLSTLELSPQSLDAEAPVRIAVKNLDFYYGEHKALKNINLDFRDRHVTALIGPSGCGKSTLLRIFNRIYSLYPEQRAEGEIMLDGRNIIGKDVDVNELRSRVGMVFQKPTPFPMSIYDNVAFGIRLYEKPPKSELDDRVEGALRRAALWDEVKDKLKSSGMGLSGGQQQRLCIARTIAQKPEVILFDEPTSALDPISTGKIEDLLEQLKSDFTIAIVTHNMQQAARISQYTAFMYLGEVIEFAPTNTIFMNPAKKQTQDYVTGRFG; translated from the coding sequence ATGTCGATGCTCTCGACCCTTGAACTTTCTCCCCAGTCGCTCGATGCCGAGGCGCCCGTCCGGATCGCGGTGAAAAACCTCGATTTCTACTACGGCGAGCACAAGGCGCTGAAGAACATCAACCTCGACTTCCGTGACCGGCACGTCACGGCGCTGATCGGCCCGTCGGGCTGCGGCAAGTCTACCCTGCTGCGCATCTTCAACCGGATCTACTCGCTCTATCCGGAGCAGCGCGCCGAAGGCGAGATCATGCTCGACGGCCGCAACATCATCGGCAAGGACGTCGACGTGAACGAGCTGCGCTCGCGCGTCGGCATGGTCTTCCAGAAGCCGACGCCGTTCCCGATGTCGATCTACGACAACGTCGCCTTCGGCATCCGTCTCTACGAGAAGCCGCCGAAATCCGAGCTCGACGACCGTGTCGAGGGCGCGCTGCGCCGCGCCGCGCTCTGGGACGAGGTCAAGGACAAGCTGAAGAGCTCCGGCATGGGCCTCTCCGGCGGCCAGCAGCAGCGCCTGTGCATCGCGCGCACCATCGCGCAGAAGCCGGAAGTGATCCTGTTCGACGAGCCGACCTCGGCGCTCGACCCGATCTCGACCGGCAAGATCGAGGACCTGCTGGAGCAGCTCAAGAGCGACTTCACCATCGCCATCGTGACCCACAACATGCAGCAGGCGGCGCGCATCTCGCAGTACACCGCCTTCATGTATCTGGGTGAGGTGATCGAGTTCGCGCCGACCAACACGATCTTCATGAACCCGGCCAAGAAGCAGACGCAGGATTACGTCACCGGCCGGTTCGGCTGA
- the pstA gene encoding phosphate ABC transporter membrane subunit PstA — MTTASTPRELPHAPWGRVRQSRRTADRLMKIIATGFTFTAIFVLFWILGMLLVKGIGGLSVATFTAVTPGPGTEGGGIANAIVGSFVLTFLGIAIATPIGVLAGTWLAEYGKGSKLANLIRFINDILLSAPSILIGLFVYVILVEPFRGYSGWAGGVALGIIAIPVIVRTTEDMLNLVPGPLREAGAALGAPPSVVITSVTWRAAKAGMVTGILLALARIAGETAPLLFTALNNNFWFSPTLVGGVSNLPVTIYQFASAPYENWQQLAWAGSLIITASILLLSIVARRIVAGGK; from the coding sequence ATGACGACCGCTTCCACGCCGCGCGAACTGCCCCACGCTCCTTGGGGGCGCGTGCGCCAGTCCCGCCGCACCGCCGACCGGCTGATGAAGATCATCGCCACCGGCTTCACCTTCACCGCCATCTTCGTGCTGTTCTGGATCCTCGGCATGCTGCTGGTGAAGGGCATCGGTGGCCTCTCGGTCGCGACCTTCACCGCGGTCACGCCCGGCCCCGGCACCGAAGGCGGCGGCATCGCCAACGCCATCGTCGGCTCCTTCGTGCTGACCTTCCTCGGCATCGCCATCGCCACGCCGATCGGCGTGCTGGCCGGCACCTGGCTCGCCGAATACGGCAAGGGCTCGAAGCTCGCGAACCTGATCCGCTTCATCAACGACATCCTGCTCTCGGCGCCATCTATCCTGATCGGCCTGTTCGTCTACGTCATTCTGGTCGAGCCTTTCCGCGGCTATTCCGGCTGGGCCGGCGGCGTCGCGCTCGGCATCATCGCGATCCCGGTCATCGTGCGCACCACCGAGGATATGCTTAACCTCGTCCCTGGCCCGCTGCGCGAAGCCGGCGCCGCACTCGGCGCGCCGCCCTCGGTCGTCATCACCTCGGTAACCTGGCGCGCCGCCAAGGCCGGCATGGTGACCGGCATCCTGCTGGCGCTCGCCCGTATCGCCGGCGAGACGGCGCCGCTGCTCTTCACCGCGCTCAACAACAATTTCTGGTTCTCGCCCACGCTCGTCGGCGGCGTCTCGAACCTGCCGGTGACGATCTACCAGTTCGCCTCCGCCCCCTACGAGAACTGGCAGCAGCTCGCCTGGGCCGGTTCGCTGATCATCACGGCGTCGATCCTTCTGCTTTCGATCGTTGCCCGCCGCATCGTCGCTGGCGGCAAGTAA
- a CDS encoding Dihydrodipicolinate synthase family protein has product MATDKTRFGLSCAITTPMREGGSVDLPRLTHHARHVLARGCDSVTLFGTTGEGAALGLPARTAMMGALIGAGIDPATQIYAGVAAASLHESVEQARLALDAGAKGLLVAPPFYFKGVSDDGLFVWFSQFFEKLGPSVRNVVLYHIPSVTAVEISVELVQRLKTAFPGLVIGVKDSSGSYANTEALLKAHGELAILVGDERQLAKAVRNGAQGTICGVANLVPELLRPMVYEGKDSPVVDALVDEICSYPVLAAVKALVGHIHGDPGYGAMRPPLEALDEATRKRLFAAFDSITQAKAA; this is encoded by the coding sequence ATGGCCACCGACAAGACCCGCTTCGGCCTCTCCTGCGCGATCACCACCCCGATGCGGGAAGGAGGCAGCGTCGACCTGCCGCGCCTTACCCATCACGCCCGGCATGTGCTGGCGCGGGGCTGCGACTCAGTCACGCTTTTCGGCACGACAGGCGAGGGCGCCGCGCTCGGCCTGCCGGCGCGGACGGCGATGATGGGGGCGCTGATCGGCGCCGGGATCGACCCGGCGACGCAGATCTACGCCGGTGTCGCGGCGGCCTCGCTGCATGAATCGGTCGAGCAGGCGCGGCTCGCGCTCGATGCGGGGGCGAAGGGGCTGCTCGTCGCGCCGCCCTTCTATTTCAAGGGCGTCAGCGATGACGGGCTTTTCGTCTGGTTCTCGCAGTTCTTCGAGAAGCTCGGACCTTCCGTGCGCAATGTCGTGCTCTACCACATCCCCTCCGTGACGGCGGTGGAGATCAGCGTCGAGCTGGTGCAGCGGCTGAAGACGGCTTTCCCGGGGCTCGTCATCGGCGTCAAGGATTCCTCCGGCAGCTATGCCAACACCGAGGCGCTGCTGAAGGCGCATGGCGAGCTCGCCATCCTCGTCGGCGACGAGCGCCAGCTCGCCAAGGCGGTGCGCAACGGCGCGCAGGGCACGATCTGCGGCGTCGCCAATCTGGTGCCGGAACTGCTGCGCCCGATGGTCTATGAGGGCAAGGACAGCCCGGTGGTGGACGCGCTGGTCGACGAGATCTGCTCGTACCCGGTTCTGGCGGCGGTGAAGGCGCTGGTCGGCCATATCCATGGCGATCCCGGCTATGGCGCGATGCGCCCGCCGCTGGAGGCGCTGGACGAGGCGACCCGCAAGCGGCTCTTTGCCGCCTTCGATTCGATCACGCAGGCGAAGGCAGCCTGA